Part of the Drosophila ananassae strain 14024-0371.13 chromosome Y unlocalized genomic scaffold, ASM1763931v2 tig00000106, whole genome shotgun sequence genome is shown below.
AATCTGCGGAGTGGACACTCATCACATTCTTTGACCTCAGCCAATTGGCACAAGAAATTGAGACTGTCAAAAAGGGTATCCAATCCATAAAACAATGGTGCTCAACGGCATATGAGGTTTGCCCCACGATCATACAAACATTGCAGCAGGAGGTAGCAGAAATCCAAGATGCCGATCAGTTAATGCATCATCAACGACAGAAACGCGGAGCACTGAACATCGTTGGAAATATCGCGAATGGTCTGTTCGGAGTACTCGATGATCAATATGCCAGACGGATGGAAGAGATTATTAGCAAACTACGAGCCCAAGAAGGCGTCACACataaaatagtggagaaccaGACGTCAATTCTGGACACAACCATCAACATtatgaggaggacgacgatcgAAACTCAGAAGAGGATGCCGGACTTAGAAGCCAGTCTAGCCAGAATCAAGATAAGAAGCCATGCGGCGGATAGATATCTTCCGCATGCAGTCTCCGAATTGGTCGTCGTGGCAAATCACATTCGGCGGGTCCAGGATGCTGTATTGAACGTGTTAATCGGGGCACATGAAGGAAAACTAAGCCCTGCATTGGTGTCAGTGGAACAAGTAAAACAGGTGATCACAAAAATCCAAACACACCTGCCACCGGGAAGACGATTACCCATCACCAGTGAAACAGCACGAGACTTATATCGACTGGCGACCACTAGAGTACAAGAAACCGAGGATTTATTGATGTTTCATACAAGCGTTCCGTTAGTCGAAGAAGATGAATTCACAGTATATCGGATGGAGCcaattccacaaataacgaGAGAAGGCCTGGTGATAACCAAGACGGAAACAGGATATCTAGCAATAGATGATCATCGGAAACACCACTTCGCGATCAATCAAGAACACCTTAGGCAGTGTATCAGCATGACGAACGGAATTAAGGTATGCGATTTTAAGCAGACGCTCTTTGGCCCGGACGCCCATCAACTCCCGTGTACAATGGCAGCCTTAGCAAAACATCAGGCAGGAGAATGTAAGCCAGAGCCAATCAAGGGAACCAGTTATTGGGTTCAATTGACAGAGCAAAATGCTTGGATTTTTGGGACCACGAAACCAATAACAATGACTTATGTCTGCTCGGCCGAAAAGGATCAAGTCATCATCGAAGGCGTTGGAAAAATGACAATCAGGCAAGATTGTGTGATCCAAAGTCCGACCATCACGTTATTGGGACGAGCGCAAGTTAACTCATCAGGAACAGTAAAGATGTCAGGAGGTTATGTGCACGAGTGGCCATCacaggaaaaaataaagacaaCAGAAGGTCAATTGGAGTCAACGTTGGATCAGCTAGACCGACTACATGCAGAGGTGCAGGGATTAAAAACATGGACGAAGCAGGCACAGGAGGATGTGGACAGCGAGACAGACTGGAATCTGGCGCATCAATACTCCGGAGTAATAATGTTAGGAATAGCAATCCTCGTAGCCGCATGGGCAGGATATACACGGTGTGTCTGGAAAGACACCTCAGCAACCAACCAGAGGACGATACCAGCCCAAGGAGAAGGGTTCCAGCTGATCGAACAACATCTAGCAGCAGTAACACGGGATGGACATCACAGGAGATTCGAAGTCTACGACCCAGGGACGTCTCAGTAAAAGGCAAGCAAGAAAAACATAGTTATAAGGAAAATTTATTAAGTTAAGAAGCATCGCCATCAATGGTACCCATCGAAGAGTGACCACTATCAGTAGAAAGGTTGTCATCACTATCCCAAGCCGAACGACGACTAAGGCGCCTCCGGGCAATTCGGCCAGCTGGACGGAACTGCACGAGAATCAGGTCGCGATCCTCCATCCCTAGAGAGGCAGGGGTACCGCGGCGAGGCATGATACGGCCAGCGTACCAGAAGTGGACATCGGAGTTACGCAATCGAAGACTGCGACAATATTCATCCATAAATTTCGATATGCAGGAGTCCCGTTCGTGATAGGACCATTTCGTGCGACCGTAATACGGACCAATAACCTGAAAGAAGAGCAACGACATGATCGACAGAGATGTCATGTCGTTGTGACATGTCACAAAATGACATAACAGCctctattattgagtacctcaatggggggggagaatgttggcacctattgccaagacctactaccctagatacacactagtaatttgatccaatacaCATCAGCAAtacaacccactaacctattaagtacacctagtaataattagcaataagcataaatcaatattcaacctaataacccagcactagtagacggcgccgcAAGAAGAATGACCAACTGACCAAAGCAAGCCAAAAACCAGcgagctaagccgaaatgcatgaacaagcagtacatgaccaaacaatctgagtcagcagactcagaggtggttaaccctggcattaacattagttttatcacgtccataacattgaccttccttagatttaagtatgtataatttagcatcttatataagaattgttcttctgaaataaagatagttgcgaaatcagaaccactcgtctcgttactcagtgttgaaccTCCGGCACTTAAAACTGACCTATatcacgtgatcctgtgtCAAACGGTTCACAAGGTAGGACGCTCTACcattatctacttcgcgtggatCCAGTGTaaccggaccacaagtagaatccgcggcataccagtctacttcgagtgttgctcccgtgaaacggaccgtcagtagaccccgcgctaCCTAACTCCTCCACGACGACCACGAcgagaccccgcggcataccagtctagttcgagtgttgctcccgtgaaacggaccgtcaacagaccccgcattacctaacctacgtcgagtgttgctcccgtgaaacggaccgccagtaggccCAGCTGAGAAGAAATCAGCCAACCCCCAcaaccaccggtacttgaggaaaaccacccaggacttcaagcacatcaactccagcctgatcataGCAAGCACAGCCCCTTGCATAattcaggtaaatttagtcagattagttacattctttgactacgactccgggacctaccgttactcccgcgagttcaagtttgacatAGTTGCCGCAttacgctctacggacgaacaactTCTTCCTTTACAAAGACAGTAAATATGTTGACCTATGACTCTTATGCAGAATTATTTCATGTCACAAACATTAgttttaataaagaaattatagagACAGAATACAGACATATATGGAATACCAATGATAAATTATATTGCAAAATTTCTTACATTAAAAAAACTATTACTTCCTACTACTACTATTTACTTTACTATTTACTACTACTTATTACTTCCAACAAGAACTAGAAGAGGAATTAATGAAATAGGAACTGTTTTAAAATGGTTAGCTGGCACCCCGGACCATGATGATGTACTAACAATAGAAAACGAAATTAACGAtctaattgaaaataataacaaacaaaaaataattaattccaAATTGTTTGAAGAGAGAAAAACGCtatcaaatttaaaatcaGTTTTTATAAGCTTGATTACACTTGATTACTTAGGTTAGGtaaggttagggcggtgatgctagggggacatagaagacccccccgcttccacttgagccgctagggctccttgcgTTGCCGCTGGGGCAAGGGTTTCACTTAAGTGCTaccccccttcctgtctaccagggtgcatGTATGCCTAGACTTCCTGTGGCGGCCCATGGTTCCAACCTGccttttttaaagaaaactctgagagatcgttggggtccgagagttctgcggagtgtttgagtctgctgcgaccaagtgccgggcagtggtGCGTGACCGATtccacctcctcttcatccctgcagctcctgcaataatcattgtgggggactgcaagcctggccgcgtgttcacCTATCAGGCAGTGCCCAgtaattgccccaatcgctaggctgcagtctggtctggtgagagcaataagtctcgctgatcttttctgagagcgtgtcggccagatcagacgtgagGTTCTaaaggtctggagattactccatttcctattggctgccaggtcaaaaaactccctgcactttagcctgcaagtagccaagggcaTGCCTACAaattctttctccggtaggagagggtaggtagtccctgccctagctagttcagcTGAAGTGCAGTTTCCCTcatggtccctgtgaccgggaacccaaatgaggaaGATgccatgctgttcagccatctcgttgagagatctgcgacagtcattgactgtcctggagttggacgagAATCCGTCGAGTGCCTTGAGCGTatcccgattgccccttagtgctgaagattccagtgcttccctaatggctactacttcagcctggaaaacagtACAGTGctcagggagtctgaaggactcctttaggctcaaatgTTCACAAAAGTatccgcctcccacctggccgttaagttttgatccatctgtgtagatatgaatggagccctccggacCCGGTACCGGGTCCCATTCCTCCCTAGAGGGGATGATGATGCTGtaattagtggtgggttggtcgatgggcacgcagtaatccgtacccccctcaggcatgaagtgatgtaggtccagtctggtatgaccaaaactattcttgctccatagattcgTCTCTCGAAGTCTTATTGCTGCCAGAGTGCctatctttacccccatcagttctactggtagtaggtcaaggatgatatctagggcgtcactaggcgtagtgcgtagactgcctagatttgttattttgtacttcctggtaaacagcacgagctctgtcttggacggattgactcccagcccgttcctttgcgcccaggccgacagaactttgagcttccctgtcattaggttgCATAGCgtttgtgggaatttccctacgaatgcaatagcaacatcgtccgcgtacgcaatgatcttacagccgccaccctctaaaGATCGTAGTAGGctattaaccgccacgttccagagtagtggtgagagtacacctccttgcggggtgcccctcttgacgtatcttcgaatagtcgaacctccaagagtagcctcgacactcctgttgaccaggatctggCGTATTAGGTGAattgatcggtcgtctattccaagtcccgtcagtgcatcaattattgagcacggcaagatgttattgaaggccccttctatatctagaaaagcaacaagtgcgtattccttaaagttgatcgcttgctcggcgatcatagtgatatccTGCAGGGCTgattctgttgatcggccccttttgtaagcatgctgagatcATGAGATGTCACTTAGGTTAATGTTTAGTTGGAGAAGGAGatttaagagtctttccatagttttaaggaggaaggatgaaagacttataggtctgaagtccttaggggtgcagtgggatggtttgcccgccttgggtatgaatacaaccttcgtgcacagccacgcctttggtaccataccagtactgaagattttcttgatccatttccttaggttaataccggcccAGGATAACTTAGCCGGTATAATACCGTCTGGGCcaggagatttgaagggtttaaaactttCTATTgctcatttaagatttttctcactaagtaggtagttgagggAGTCCTGAtggccctggctacgcatcaccagGGTTGTttcttccgatgagcaacccgggaagtgtggtttctgaacctctgttactcactagaagcttagagctgaggataaaatcgaagattgactcacccctctcatttgtgtcagtgcttccccactgactgtgatgagcgttggcatcgcatcctattagtagGTCGATTCTCTTCCTAtagctgtcttccacaagccgcctgagtagcaaGTGCGGTGGGGGTCCTATGTGGTCAtacgccgagcatattcttagatggtcGCCTGGgccttctatcgatgcggctacacgatcttcattgctgaaatttggtagcaagaaaatgttaaggctcttttttgtaagtatgcatgctcgctttttacctgttacatcggctgtgtacagcctaaaatccgacgcccccaaaccgagaatcctgtctccctGGATCCAGGATTCTtcgatgagggccacgtcagctccactctctgcgagatggagcaggagggcggcggatgccaccttactgtgatagagatttatctgcaggaatgtcagagacatcctttagattttccaccacagtaacctcagactcggtgtcggagcctagcagtgAGTCTTTCTCCATGCCGACGCCTCCAAAagcccttgccaagtcactctcctctgaggtgtacccttccagaatgtcctcctccacatctgacattccttctggacggacctcttcggtcggttcccccaagtctagctcttgtgcatctatctccaagtcgatgccttctggcttactcttcgcatccgacttgtagatcctcaccacaacgtgctcgaacccgtatataatacggctaccagcaccctccaggataCTCGCAGTTTCCTTATTTaaagtgaggacaacctgttTTCTTAGCCCCACTGCTTCCTCTACCTTGGCGACTCttcagtccgccgtagggagtgtgggattgcacatcttgagcatggccagtatggtagcagggcccgccggcttctctgtccgccatacgcgggccctcggttttctggggatcttgtccaccgcctccagactggctcctgggtaaacctctccaagcgacgcaatcatgcgcTTGCAGAGGCATACAGACCTcacatcttggcacgctatcaccttgatgctaccctggtaccaccctgcgtcttcgcagtcctgtggaggtcctccgctcttgagcatctcctccatggagcgcccatgcagctcgttcaccaccctccgccaaagccccttggggatcaggccatctttggagccgtggccaacgaccccaatgatggtcctaccCTTAGTAACCtctgcgaaggatctgttgctCTGTTGCGTCTGCACCTTTTTCGTCTTCgttaggggcgctccaccgtctgtcgacctctgcctcttcgcactttgtgcactatccttggcagagtcggcTACTTCTGTCGGCTTCTTTGGATCCAGTCTCACTCCCgcttttgctggctgaaagtcaggaaGCTGttcatatgctgttccaccttggattggggtgatttgaggaagggagtgttcttctccccgcccgactacgattcgccagcgtcctcggcagagacatgaccttaccggaacatgttaccagccgccctcacgtggagagtatagtcgcactaccagcggtgtacacagttacggcacatgaaatcatgcgtttctccccctgaagtacccgttggctgacggccaATTACTTatgatttacaaaatttaataggCACAATAACTTTAGCAAAAATCgatgtatttaaaataaaaattctgaACAATGAAAATTGCTTTACATAAAGAATTGTTTATAGTTTATATAAAGTACCCGATTACAAAAAATAGATGAAACGATgggaaattaattttaagtaatcAGTTGCTAAATGCGAAAATACATATTGCgaagtaaataattttaaaaaggaactatTTAACAACTACTGTATATTAGGCAAAGAGAAATATTATTTCACTCGTCTTCTAGACGGTGAAAAATCAATTTGTTATAAAATAAGAGAAGAGGAAGATATTGAAGAAGGTGCTATAttaataaatggaaataatattgtaaatgATTCTTACTTACAAGGATCATATCTTATAACATTCAATAGTAccacaataattaataatgtATCATATACGAACATGGAAAATAAGATATTTAATTACATCACGGCCCATTATCCGAATATATACTTTCAaacaatttggaatttatttatttattcaaattaaaaaaaacaagaatacCATTAACACTAAATGTAATAACACTAACGTCGACATATTTAGTTTGGCTaacgatttcaaaatttcgaAATAATTATACCACCATAAAACCAcggcttaaaaatatttttgaaagaaATAATCTGCCAGACGAAGAAAAAGATGAAGAAAAAATCGTGGCAGAATTAAAAGTCATTTAATCTCCATCTCTGCACCATCTTTTGAATCGGGACGCTTCAACTTAGAATCAATAGCAGAAGCCTCTGCTGAATGACTCATATCCTATCTCCAAATTTCTCCTCATTGTCCGGTTCTCTTGAATCTTTTAGGACCATTGTTAAGATTCACAAATAACCCTTTTTTAGGTCTCTCTCTTTAGCCGAGTTTTGATAATAAATTGATATTGATAACGAAAGCAGGCCGAGCTTGAATAAAGTAAAAATTCGGGAGTAAGAAGTGGGTTAAGCAATAAGTCGATTTAAGAAAAAGTTTGTAAAGTtaagaaattcaaaaaaaaactttttttttttttaaattattgttaAATAATTGTTAACTTCGGAACATTTTAATTTGCATGATTTGATGGCATTTGATGGAATATTGTGATGGCCTTTCTCACATTATAAACTCCtgtccaaggtttttaagcttgtcgcctgaggatcgtttcgGAGAAGTTAGGCAGTAGCCAGtaggatttatgccgtaagtacCTTGGATTTGGCatctatctcggcattgcaatgcgtcaagctgccgtgcgtcTGGCTGCAGGCATCGTAGTCTgttgcattttggtggcaattcgctagctcaaggccaacacccctctcccgaggtttccgcATCTAACGACGATGATTCTCGTTTAGCGGCCGCCCTCGTTTATTCTCTCGTCCCCAAGGATcggtttggtgatgtggtgctgctagccactgccaatattctggtcaGAAACCGCttcggagttctactgccctccCGAGCGCAGCTctattctggctcgcaggtgcatttagtcacttcaaggctggtggaccagctgcagctgcggaagataaggtccCGGtgtctgtatccggtataggtgacgcagggttctctacatattggttttctgtgcaagtcagattgcaatcccaatgctatgactactcggcgcaattaactgcgatcgtatcCTCCAACATCACAGAccattttcaccagcctcacccagttgatttgctaatagGAGCTGGATTTACTTTGTGATTTTTACTTTGGGTcaaattcatctgtctcctggtttgacctcaatccaaaaaacttgGTACGTTAGGATTGATTGTGGAGGTAGAGGCCCTGACaatggtaaggtcctcattGCAGCTGAGCGGTCGGGACTGATCTGCCCAAAAGGTCCTTTACATGAGCGGTTCGATAAACTTCTTCGACAGTTCTGGGAAGAAGAAACTCGTTCTTCAAGAGGTTCAAGAGGATCCAACTGAGAGGATGGATCCGCCAAACAACAATAGTCTACTCCTGCGACGAGAATCAGTTGTCCCCGTTGATGCTGGGCGTTCTAAACGACCATAACATCGGTGAGCGTACCTCTCCAAACGGAAATAGTACCGATAACCTGGATGATTTTAACAATGAGCACCAGCAGCACCAAGGTAATCAGGAAAATAATAGGTCTATGCAACTGGAACTGCATTTTACTTCTTTGTTAATTATCCGTAACAAAAGTGGCAGGACACATATCAAAGAACtcaagttaaaaaaataattagtgTTTATACATATTACTCTAACAGagcttgtttttactaaagccTGGATTTGGAACATTAACTAAAGCACCCGAAAACGCTCGTTAGCAGAACAGAGGGAATGTTAAatcttttataaattcttatataagtttatacccttgcagagggtattataatttggtCGAAAGTAGGATCTgacctgagtcgatatgagcatgtcggTTTCTAGATGGAGTTCCATGGAGTGGCGATATGTGCCTACGATGGAAAATCCAACTGATATCTTGTCTCGTGGTGCCCTAGAACATGTATCaataaggcaaatgcatgttctattatcaatttttatgtttatagCTGGTGTTTCTATAATTATTTATGGTGTttctataattatttattttctaaaaagaagcgaattcgttgcaatttaaatatttaaaaatttaaaatttataatttaaaaatatttaaatatttaaaaattatttaaaatttaataaataaataacattttaacatgtaaataaaattaaataaattttaattttaatttcggtacaaacaacgaaaacaataataattaattaattttcttaattatttttattaaaaatttttaattttaaagtaattctgtgagttttaattttttttgttttattttttttttataataaaaataaattatttatttgcaaccaacgaaaacaattgttgagctatcagcgttttgatagtaGCCGAATTAttaagacgaggttcaatttataattcaatttattatgggtcaatttaaccccgaaaacaaatgcagcggcAGATCGAAACAacgccgaatatacaagtgcataaactaagagcttgcgcagaagctccg
Proteins encoded:
- the LOC123258208 gene encoding uncharacterized protein LOC123258208, encoding MILVWVMPGLPLPISTTSELKTVNPVVITPINNVTGTIVEATDRIAVKSAEWTLITFFDLSQLAQEIETVKKGIQSIKQWCSTAYEVCPTIIQTLQQEVAEIQDADQLMHHQRQKRGALNIVGNIANGLFGVLDDQYARRMEEIISKLRAQEGVTHKIVENQTSILDTTINIMRRTTIETQKRMPDLEASLARIKIRSHAADRYLPHAVSELVVVANHIRRVQDAVLNVLIGAHEGKLSPALVSVEQVKQVITKIQTHLPPGRRLPITSETARDLYRLATTRVQETEDLLMFHTSVPLVEEDEFTVYRMEPIPQITREGLVITKTETGYLAIDDHRKHHFAINQEHLRQCISMTNGIKVCDFKQTLFGPDAHQLPCTMAALAKHQAGECKPEPIKGTSYWVQLTEQNAWIFGTTKPITMTYVCSAEKDQVIIEGVGKMTIRQDCVIQSPTITLLGRAQVNSSGTVKMSGGYVHEWPSQEKIKTTEGQLESTLDQLDRLHAEVQGLKTWTKQAQEDVDSETDWNLAHQYSGVIMLGIAILVAAWAGYTRCVWKDTSATNQRTIPAQGEGFQLIEQHLAAVTRDGHHRRFEVYDPGTSQ